Part of the Lotus japonicus ecotype B-129 chromosome 6, LjGifu_v1.2 genome, ATCAAAATGAAATACCTAAACGTgtgaaatattatttaaataatcttATTTTACCTATTCGTACTACTTTAGACTTTCTCTTGGGCTAATAAACGGTTTCACACTTGAAAATAATTAGGAACAAAGGTAgatgatataattttttttttctttacggATGTCGTCGTCCATTGGAGATACTGTTGCATATTTTCCTAGAATTTAAACCTGTGCTCTCATCTTTACGAAGATGATAAGAAATTGAGATGAGGGATGAGATAACATTTTTAATGGAGATTTAAGTAAGAATAAAGTAATTAAGTGATTTGTAGGGGAATATTTAGAACATACATATGCAGTTTTTTGTTTTATAATTTGTTCCcatctttttttcctttttgtcaaGAGTTCACATCTTATTATTAATGGGCCTTGAGAGACGAGCATGGGCCTAGATAGATTCATTCTTAGGTGGTTTAAGGTCCGTAAAATTGATATATATACACAAGAATTAGGGTTTTCTACGGCCAACCCTTGTAGTAGCTGAAAGAGGAAGATGGTGAAGTTCTTGAAGCCGAACAAGGCTGTGATCGTGCTGCAAGGGCGGTACGCAGGGCGGAAGGCGGTGATCGTGCGCACATTTGATGAGGGGACTCGTGATCGCGCCTACGGACACTGCCTGGTTGCAGGGATTAAGAAGTACCCGAGCAAGGTGATTAAGAAGGACTCTGCCAAGAAGACGGCGAAGAAATCGAGGGTGAAGGCGTTCGTGAAGCTCGTGAACTACCAGCACCTGATGCCCACTCGCTACACCCTTGATGTAGATCTGAAGGACGTTGTTGTTCCTGATTCCCTCCAATCGAAGGACAAGAAGGTCGCTGCTCTCAAAGAGACCAAGAAGCGCTTGGAGGAAAGGTTCAAAACCGGTAAAAACAGGTGGTTCTTCACCAAACTTGGTTTTTGAGCTGCAGACactgttgttgttttgtttcttctcttttcagTTTCGTTGGAACAATAGATCTTTGTATTCGTATGGATATTGCGTTTCAATGCTTTTGTTTGCAAATTGCTACATTTCAATAGAATTTTGTTCTGTCGTTAATTCGTATGATCTGTTCTACATTGATATTGGTTTTCAATGCCGCATGTCGTTGATAAGCCTTTAGATAAGATGTATAGAATAGATAACCTTGTTAGTAATCTAGATAACCCTGTTAGGAATCCGTATTCGCAGGTTGATGAGGGTAAAAATGTTCAAGTTTTGCCGGTAAAATGGGACTGGACTTGTTTGTTAATTCAAGAGTAATGTTTTATagttctaatttatttattttaatcgGAAATTGGAAATGGTCTCTTGATTCATTCCCCGAACTTGCATTTCAGAATTCTATGTGAGGTGAACACAGAGCATCCATATCACAATCTAAAGCTTACTACAagtaatttcttaattttgttgttTGTAACCGGTTTGGCTAAATGACTTGATGAAGTGTGTATATCACCCTGAAGTTGTTTGCTCAATGATCTCCATTCGAATTATAAGTAGAATCTTTTGGCGTACAGGCTTTTTAATATGTAAAATTGTGAAAATCCTGGGTTATAATTTCGTTTCCAAATGTTGGTCATATTACCCATGgcaaaaagaaaagcaaaacaAGAAAAATGGCAATAACAACGACTGATAACAAAAAGCTATATTGCTTCATGACATTCTATGCAGCAACAATTAGGTCGTTTAAATACACTTGGTCACTCTAGGTCAAACACCATCCTATGTCAAAACTCAGCAGCGCTGCAACACTGTTAGGTAATTTGCACCCTTGGAGACCCTGCAAAGCTCAAACAATTAGAGGCCTTGTATAGCATAAACAGCTACATTGATGCCAAATGTGACCTAAAGCGTCGACTGGTGACTTCAGAACTGGAAAAGCACTCAGTAAAGATGCACATATTCCACGTAGACAGTAAATAGAATGGAGTAAGGATACATACACACTTCATGTTCTCTCCCATCTGCATTTCCTAtcaatcatatcactcatttccaTCTGCATTTCCTAtcaatcatatcactcatttctaaCTTATCTCGTAAGGTGTAGGTGGAATTAGTTTTTTAACTGAACATTATTCTGAATTAATTAgcaagtaattttttttgggtcaataaTTAGCAAGTAGTTGAGGTGCTGACaaagaaaattcaagaaaagGGCAAGTCTGGGAGCATATGGCctctttctcttattttttggtcaaaggttTCGTTCTCTTGGTTGTTGGGCTCAGCCCATTTGTGTTTAATTTTAATGGGTAAATGGTCACAATGGTCCCTGGAAGTTCccaccgacttcagaatcgtccctggatgaatttaattaggctcgcggtccccagaagttacaaaaaatagtcatagtagtccctgacgttaaaatcaTATAACGTCCGTTAACCTTTTACtgacatggaatttttttttcccacaATCAATGCCTACGTGGAAATAGCCGTTGGGGGTTTATGTTAAACActtcaaattagtccctgaaaTCATCTATATGAAGATGAACCCTAACATTTGGGGGAAAATCCCAAATTCATCAACCTTCAATCTGAAAGGGAGAAGGGAGATGAGTGGTAGTTCTAGGTCGCGACTTCCACAGAGGCCATCGAAAAAACCCATGGGAAGTTCTAGCTCAGGGATGAACGATGGAGTGCCCCATTGCAAGTGTGGTGAAGAAGCAGTGGTTAGGGTTTCCAAAACTGATGCCAACCCAGGAAAACCCTTCTATAGTTGCTATCTACCAAAGGCAAGTAAATGATTTTCTGGGTTCTTCATTTTTGCATATGTTGGCATGAATTCATAATTTCTGGGTTGTATGGGTTTTGTTGTACAGGGTCATTTATCTAATTGCAACTTCTTTCGATGAGTTGAAGATGGAAATGAAGTTGAATCGAATGCCCCAAACTGTATGCAGAATGAAGAAGTTGTGAGGGTGTTGAATGAGATTTCTCTGAAGAATGCAGTGTTGATGCAGGAGGTGGTGCTTATGAAGGAAGCtattttgaagaaaaatgagATGGTGATTGAACAAATTAGGTACATGAATGCAGCCATGTGCAAGAACAATGACCTTGCAGCTCAACAAGTTCAATTGATGAGAATTTGTGTCATATTGATGACTTTGTTTGTGTTTGTAATGATGATTGGGAAGTTCATGTAATGTGGGGGATCATGTAACAATGTAGTCTTTTGAGTGATGAATGTAATGATATTGTCAAATTATCAATGAAATGCATTATTGATGCTTTTGGTATGCATTTTGTCATGCTTGCTTTTGGTCATTTCCACCAAATCTTCTACTCCATTCATAATATAAGATCATTACAAAGTCTGAACAAACACATATTCCATAACAACAACCAGAACTTAAATAGACAACCATAATGTGAAATAGATAACCATTCATAATAAAAGATCAACCCTTACAAAGTCTGAACAAACACATAACACAATACTGTCAACCATTACAAAGTTCAATGCTAAATAGCATAACAACAACCAGAACTTAAATAGACAACCATAATGTCAATGCCAAGTTACTAAGGCTACTAAATATAATGTCATCAGTCAGTACATAACACAACcagttttaaaacaaaaaagagaCATAGGCTAGCTGCTGCATCACAAAAAGACTCTTCTGGAACTTCATTGTCATCAATTGTCCTCTGAGGTGTTTTGGAACATAGAAGGTGTTGGCATGAAACACATATTTCCTCCAGGATAAGCATATGTCACTTGCCCTGGTGGTGGTGAGCTTCTTGCTGTTTCTGCCCTTGGTGGTACTGAAGTTGAAGCTTGGAATTGTGGACGAGTTGAGGAAGATGCTTCCACTGATTGCCTAGGTGGCCTAATTGAAGGGGGCCTATAGGCAGCAGGAGCAGGAGTGAGCCTATAAACAATTCCAGCAGGCCTACTTGCAATTCCAGTTGGTCTATTGGGCCAAATCACAAACCCAATAGGTGCAGCAGCAGGCATAGTGTTTGAAAGAGGGGCATTTCCACTACTTGTAGGCACAGGAGCTGTATTAGCAGGAGTAGCATTTCTTCTAGGTCTGTTAGCATTCCTTCTAGGTCTTGTAGCAGCAGGCCTACTTGTAATTCCAGCAGGCATAGTGTTTGAAAGAGGGGCAGTTCCACTACTTGTAGGCACAGGAGCTGTATCAGCAGGAGTAGCATTTCTTCTAGGTCTGTTGGCATTCCTTCTAGGTcttgtagcagcaggagtttcCTATCACAGttcaaaaaattaacattaattaatataatgaattaaGTCATATTAAAGAGAACATAATGCTACCATTTTACCTGGGGTTGCTGAGGAGTCCCATTGGGGGCATTCTGGGATACATCAACCTCATCCTCAATTACTTCAGGTGGGGGCGGAACCCAATTTGTTGGCCTTATTGGTGCACCAATGTTATGGCAGCTTCTTGTGTTGTGACCAGTTAGGCCACACCTAGTACAAGTAATTGGAGGATATGACCTCCTGATTCTTGTGGCAGGAACAGGTGGCTCACTTCCAGCCCTACTCCTGTTTCTTGATCCAGCAACTGGTTCCTCATTTTCATCCCTCCTCCTATTCTTCTTAGGTCTACCGGGTTTCCTCTTGTTCACCCTTGGTGGGATAGGCCTCACATAATCTGTTTGCTCCCAGTATTGTTGGCTTGCAGTGGGGCGAACACAATGCTCATATGTACTCCTATAAGCTCCCATAGTAAGCCAAACATGGCAATAGTCCTCAGCATGATCATGCTTCCAGGCAATTGCAGCACATGCATGCTTACAAGGCATGCCAGTCAACTGCCAGAACCTACAAGTGCAGGTATGTCTTGTCAAACTCACATCCACCTTTCCTTCCCAACCCTGGACCTCATACCTCTCATCTACAACATCCCCTGTGAATACAGGTGTCCACCCTTTACTACCATCTTTTTTCTCAGTTTCCAATCTACTTCTTTGCATTGGTGGAAGTAAGCCTTGCTGTCCTTTGAACTTGATCTTGTTAGTAGCAACTGTCCTCATGATATAACACCTAACCTCCTCAAGCAATGTCAGTATAGGTTTTCCTCTATACTTCAGAATCTTTGCATTGAAGGATTCACAGGCATTATTGTATATGTTGTCTGATTTAACTCCTTCTTTGAAGTAGGCCTTAGTCCATGATTCTTTGGGCCACTTGTTGAGATAAGCCCATGCCTGTGCATTCTTTGCCCTAAGCCTATTCATCTTTGCATTAAATTGTTCAACTGTCCTTGCCCTAGCACAATCCCACACAACATTCTTCATCTCCTTGTCTTTCCATTGTTTTGTGAAATTCCTCCACAAATGCATTGCACAGAATCTGTGACTCACCCCAGGCATAACCTCCTGCATTGCAGGGATGAGACCCTAGCAAAACAGCAAAAAACAAAGACAATTAATCATTACATGTTGCAACTTACTacaaattagtccctgaatgTTACAACTTACTGTCACATTAGTCCCTGAATGTTACACAATACTGTCATATTAGTCCTAATCATGTGCAAATTAAATGCAGTGCACGTAGTCCTAACATAATGCTATAATAAAACAGCCAacatgagaaagaggaagtgtATTACCTTCTGCATGTCTGATATAAATGTCCACCCATGTTGTTTATAATCACCCAAATCTCCATGGAGCAGCTCCAAAAACCATTTCCAGTTGTCTTTATTTTCCACATTTACAATGGCATAAGCTATCACATACAGTTGGTTGTTGGCATCCTGACCTACTGCTAAAAGCAGCTGCCCCCCATAATATCCTTTCAGAAAACAGCCATCAAGACCTATCAATGGTCTACAGCCAGCCTTGAAGCCTCTCTTACATGCATCAAGGCATATGTAAATTCTCTGAAACTGTCTTTCCTCCTCACTCACAGCCACAGTGTCCATCTTCACAGTAGATCCAGGATTGCTCTTCATAAGTTCATGTGCATAATCCCAGAGCTTTGCATACTGCTCTGCCTCATTTCCTTCAACCAGCTTCCTTGCCTTTTTCAGTGACCTGAAAATTTTGGTCTTATTCAAAAGAACCCCATATTTTCTCTTCATGTAGTCATATGCCTCAGTGTGTGTCAAATTTGGCTGAACTCTGAGTTTTTTCTCAAGCTTTTTGGTGCACCAACTTGTGCTTGCTGCCCTGTTCCTAAAGGTCCTGCTGCAGGTATGTTCCTCATTAAAGCTCTTTATCTGAAAACTCAATCTTGCCTTGGACCATGCACAATAAATTCTCCAGGGACAGTTTTCCACTCTACATTCAGCTGTTGCCCTTATGCTATCATTCTTAATCCATCTCATCTCTCTTCCAACATCAATTGTATAATCCTTCACAGCCTCCTTGAAGGATTCCAAATCACCAAACTCCATGCCAAGTTCTAATCTCACCTTGCCAAATCCAGCAACCTCATCAAACTGTGGAAATTGTGTTTTGTTGTAATTGTTGGCCTCATCATCTGAACTGACAGGACTATGAAGGTCCTCACTTTTGTAGCTGCCTAGGTCCTCATCCAGAGACCACTCACTTTGTTCAATTGTTTCTCCTTGATAAGTTGGATCTGAATCTCCTCCTGAACTTGTGCTACCATCAGATTCAGATCCACTTGTGTCAGGCACACATCCctgcttcctcttcctcttgctACCATCAGATTCAGTAGCTTTTGCCTTCCCTTTCTCTTTCAGATTCACTTGTGTCTCATTCTGATCTTCTGCCTCATTATGTACTCCATCCTCATTCATTGGATTGCTTGCATCATTAAGTTCCTATcacatgtaaaaaaaaattaacattaattattataatgaaaTAAGTCATattaaagagaagagaatgCTACCATTTTACCTGGGGTGCTTGTGTCTGAGGAGTTCCGTTGGGGGCATTCTGGGTTACTTCAACCTCCTCCATCACAGGGGGTGTAATAACTTCCTCCTCATCCACCACATGGACCACAGAGGGTGTAATCACAATCACAACATTCTCATCCTCATTAAAATTAGGGGGTGGAATAACCTCAAAAGGGACTGGTTCCAAATGCTCATAGTAAATCTCGATCTCTTGGTTGTTGGACTTAGATGCTAAGCATGCATCCATTAGGTCAGAATCAGTGCAAAGTTCATTTAACTTAAGCACATCTGGAACTTGAGGATTACGCCACCACATCTTCATAGTCATAACATATCCATGTTCCCTTGCCATAGCTTCCAGATCAAATAGGTTCAGCCTGTCAGAATCAAGATCCTCCCACACACACATAGTTCCCCCAAAGTATGAGGCAGTGCCATCCACATGCAAACTTATCTCACCACCATGCATCAATATCACAGTGATCCTTGAATCCATCTACACCACAATAGCAAAATAAAATCTCAGAATTTCACAATCTTAAGGGTTTCAAAATTTCACAATCTTACACCCACAATCAATCTCATTCCTTATaaaaccccaaacccaactctaATATACCAACATACCAACTTCAGAGAACCACATAAACCATAAAAATCATATCTTTTCCACAAAAATTCATGTCTTTTCCATAAAAATCATAACTTGAACTTCAAAATCGCAGACAAGGTACAGATGTGTCAAAATTTAGGGTTAACATGCATAAAGGTAAGAACTTTCAACTGCAGATTGCAAGTACTTGGGGTTTGGGAGACATACCTTGACGCTGCAAACGAAGGGTTCGCCCTCCTTCGTTCTTCTTCCTCAGCGAGCGACATAGCGATTTTTCACAACACCAGCGAGCAAGAGAGCTTCCAAGCTTCCAACTAGTGtcgttcttcttcctcttctctctctctcaaccttCACCAACGTTCTGCTTTCATGGAGAATAGTAGGAGTTTCTAAAATGGAGGGAGATTGTAACAAGGACCAATGTGACCTCCTTCTAACCCAATCAGAATCCAACACATACCTAGGGACCAATTTGACTTCTTTTGGATCTTTCATTTTAGGGGGGGAACATTTTCTATTTCCACGTAGGCATTGATtgtgggaaaaaaaaaattccatgtcaGTAAAAGGTTAACGGACGTTATATGATTTTAACGTCAGAGACTACTATGACTATTTTTTGTAACttctggggaccgcgagcctaattaaattcatccagggacgattctgaagtcggtggGAACTTCCAGGGACCATTGTGACCATTTACCCTAATTTTAATAGAGTCCGTCGATAGTGTTTCTTGGTCAAAATGACAGTGTGTCTTGTTACCTTTTTTTTTCGGTGGCCCCGTTCCCTCCGTGCATGGGTGTGTTAGTGTCTTAGGTTTAACTTTGTGTATTGTGTGTAGGGTAGATTGTGTGAAAGTGTGTGTATACCGGGAAGAGTTGTGATTTATCCACACCTCTCATCTCTTTTTTACCTctattttctatctatttctttCTGCTCTATTAATCAAATTatttatcacatctttactttctttttattttcttcctatctctttcctcctccacctctttctaCCTCATCTTTGAGCTGTGCATCAAAGACTATTCTATTGGGAAAGACGTAATTTTATACAAAagggccttttttttttttcctttccaaTCTGTACTCAACTAACAATCAGAGAAGAGATTACAagccttttctttctcttcactcttttgtttatttctCTTGTACCAAAAACCTAAAAATTTACTTTTTCCCTCCCTTACTACTTTCATTCTTCTCAAATTCTCTCTTCTACACGACTACACCCAAACATGCCATAAattttatacatttttttttaaattaatattttgatgTACTTGTGATATTTTTTCCCATTTTTATTGAGTGGTAACGATTAACTGTCCTTGCATGGCTATCTTTGGCAAGAAAAGCTTAATTAGGATTTAAAAGAGGAAAGGAAGTGGGAACAGAAAGAAATAAAGATTGAGACTGAAACGGGTAGCATTGATAGGATAGGGCATGCATGGTAAACCTATTTTAGCAGCAGCATACTACCATTAATTTAATGACCCTGTAAGTGGGGCTCATATCATATCAATCCTGTGCTCTCTCTGACACCACCATTTTGAAATGTGATGTAATATAGTAcattttatataatattatcagaaattagtttttttattagttGGAACTTGAATTTGCGGCAGAATTAGAGAGCAGCAAACAAATTTAACGGAAAAATGTAAAATAGAC contains:
- the LOC130726257 gene encoding 60S ribosomal protein L27-like, coding for MVKFLKPNKAVIVLQGRYAGRKAVIVRTFDEGTRDRAYGHCLVAGIKKYPSKVIKKDSAKKTAKKSRVKAFVKLVNYQHLMPTRYTLDVDLKDVVVPDSLQSKDKKVAALKETKKRLEERFKTGKNRWFFTKLGF